The Melitaea cinxia chromosome 16, ilMelCinx1.1, whole genome shotgun sequence genome contains the following window.
cctcgtggttatgaagatatgcattactattaagatgtttaacgcaaattatttttttatttcagtcacttgaaatgcttatcaaactgagtaactttttaaaaggcacaatttagtataatttaatagttatttttataaaatctctctatacaccacatttttggttttattttcaggctttgtatgtttcataaaaactactaaccccaattaaaccccttagcgatggaatatcgtaaaatccgttcttagcggacgtctgctaactataatctgcctccctgccaaactttatctttgtccaacctggatggatagaccatccagcggtttttgagttctcgtgatgagtgcgtcagtgacctttctcttttatatatatagattacgatgcattatatttgggcaccttctcaccatctaatgagcgtacattttaaatttcatgtctcttacttcaaaaacataggactttcatacaaacttccaacccccattttacacccttaggggtcgaatttcgtaaaatccgttcttatcgaATGTTTACACCCTAAAAgggcctttctgccaaatttcaagtttgtaggtgttatagtttcggagatttcgtgatgagtgagtcaacctaccatcccccgttttaaccccaaaagggagttgatttctaaagacacattatttgggtaccttctcatcatctataaggcatacattttaaatttcaagtctcttcaaaaacatgggactttcacacaaacttccaatccccgttttacccccttaggggtcgagtttcgtaaaatccgttcttagcggatgcctgcgtcttataaggaacctatctgccaaatttcaagtttgtaggtgttatagtttcggagatttcgtgatgagtgagtcagcctaccatcccccgttttaaccccaaaagggagttaatttctaaagatacattatttggacaccttttcaccatctatagagcttacattttaaatttcaagtctcttacttcaaaaacataggactttcatacaaacttccaacccccgttttacccccttaggggtcgagtttcgtaaaatccgttcttagcggatgcctgcgtcttataaggaacctacctgccaaatttcaagtttgtaggtgttatagtttcagagatttcgtgatgagtgagtgacctttcgcttttatatatattatagattatagatttggcaggttttctaaaaatccaaatttaagggatacatggaaaaaaattgtaataacagactaacctggacgcccacaaaaaatagtgtaatttgttcagatcatattaataccactaactttcaagtgttggcgaacaatagaaggaaattagtcgagggcaccaaaccaacactaacaccacactgtttttgtcccgtcagtttttttttgtctcatgtacaaggtaatcaagatatggttcaccttagtcatagtagtgaaatgaagcttagatttatcaactttgaaaatgaacaatgtccatcctttcagagtcatcaacaaatcattcaatctagcagatgactaGCGATCTTATGATGacattagtgctacgctccctattcccgATTCATTGACATCATCGTGTACAttatcaactcctcaaaatgtatgttaactttaaatcgtttattgtagactggcattgtttggcacaacaacgttgcaccaaacgtattgtgacatatttatgatagttagacatatgctatcgcgatactttttaaccgacttccaaaaagggaggaggttctcaattcgactgtattttttttaatgtatgttacttcagaacttttgactgggtgaaccgattttgatgatttttaatttaacagaaagctgatgtttaccaTGTAGTTgcgttcaaatttcatcgagatctgataacaactttttgagtaacctttgataacgcgtatatattacgtatatcgtattacttgtcgatgtaattgaagtcggttttttttttcgtttgtgagcaaatacaattattgtggataataatgtattctaaaaagtcttactacattatatatttctattatcattattttttgcagcgcacgcaatgtaaggcattttttaggttatttttttatcccttgggttacattattggagttttagtaaggatcacaaatatttttgaaaatatagtataacctatgtcgctcaaggatagcgtagcttctcaacggtgaaataattttttgaatcggtccagtagtttcggagcctattcaatgctaacaaacaaaaaatcaaatctttactctttatcgtttattttacatgaagatctttgatttgtagtatataataaattaagtctattttataataacatcttacctttgtatcactttaaaaaccttatttccctaaccgagtacttgaatttatcgataatgcatatcgacagttgttacaaccacggctgtaagcaacttgttagtgtagttgcggcgtgtcattatactgtaatgacacagaatgtatctatgtgtgtgtgaaaaatgtaagtgggattttaatttagtatgtgtgagtttcgtagttcGTCGTCgcgacagacgattatttttgtgtggggaattagataaagtgtgcatgtgtgtaatttccccccgcaaaaaatgacagacagttttgtatcggtaacaaacgcaatggctactcccctccgtgttgatCTATGCCATAATACAAActaaagtaatataacgtagtaACTGATGCTGTGTACAGAAATAACTAGTTacgaaaaataagcagtttcgaaactagttacgcgtatccgcgaaactacgtataaccgattacacataaaagacgttacgacccacgactaCATCCCATTGTCTCATGTACCCTATATTCACAAAGCatagtaatacttacagaaacctatattacattaattacggTCTATGGTCTCATGAAGTTATGACTCGTAAGTCGTCTCGGACTAAGATCAAAGGTAAGTCGTATTCGTATAAGAATTTGACAttgacatgatttgtaccaaaactatctgtatattatatttctttggaATAGTCTTAAGTTGTTGAACTTTGTACTACTCAGCATcgctttttgtgtttttttttaaataattactttcgTAAAAAGACAGTAAGAAATCGGTGAAGAAGAATGTTGACAAAGTTTTCCATTTTTGAATGAAGGTGTACAACAAGGAATGTCTTTGGCATTAAGTTCGTTTTTTAAGAAACagtaataaactattatttattcgtAAATATTGGACATCCCTATTCGTTAAGTGACATTTCAGTTCTGTCAATTATCATGTGGTACCTGTAAATCTAACTGGCATACACACAgtgaatttacattttgttattttaagtgaaattcgtgaaaatatttatacattatgatTCGGAGGTATAAATGTAAGTAAAGTAGcaatttgtttcttttattatgATGAGATTATTTCTCAACATAATATTCTATAATTTCAGTTCTTCCTTTGAGGAATGGTATTACATTCTGCCGTAATAATTCAACAGCTACTCAGCCTGAACAAGTTGAGTCTGCTGTACAAGAAAGTAAGTTTTCTATATTAtactaatatgtaaaataaaattacaatgtcAGAAACTTTTTCTATATACTTTgtgatatttttgaatattattaagttaaaaaacttGTTAATATACGAGTTATTAGTACAAAAATTAGCAATTGAAtattacaaacttttttattaatttaaattgtttatgtcATTCCAGGCAACACATCAAAAAGTCCTCTAAACCATCCGGATTATTTTCAAGTACATAACCTGTTCACTGTCAAAGATTTATTTGATGCAAGAGTTCATTTCGGACATAAAGAAGGATCACTAAATGAATTTATGACTCCTTACATTTATGGTTCAAGACAGGGccatttaatatttgatttagaTATTACAGCAGAACATTTACGTAAGGCACTTAATTTTACAGCACATATTGCATACAGAGGTGGTATCATTTGTTTCTTTAATAGAAATGCTTTGAATGCTCATTTGGTTGAGAAAACAGCTTTAGAATGTGGCGAGTATGCTCATACAAGGTTTTGGAGAGGAGGTATTTTTACAAATGCGAATCATCAATTTGGTGCAGTCACAAGATTACCTGATctctgtatatttttaaacaccCAAAATAATATTCTCAATCAACACACTGCAGTTAGAGATAGTGCCAAAATGTTAATACCTACTATAGGTATAGTTGATTCTAACTGTAATCCAAATTTGATTACCTACCCTGTTCCTGGAAATGATGATACTCCAGTAGCAGTTGAATTGTATTGTAAACTATTCAAAGCAGCCATTACCAGAGGAAAAGAGGCAAGGATGaaatttttacaagaaaacaactgaatataataatttttataaaacatttaattttaaaaattatagcaacatttagattaggaaaaatatttgttttgtaaactaTAACAATAGATATATTCTTAATTTACTTACatggtttaatttatttattttatatggtcctttatatcatattttatgtaaaatgactATACAAGATGATAcatgtttttaaatacaatattacataaaacaaaaaagttgacTATAAAATAGGTAATGCATTGGAATATTatgcaataaatttattatcaatttaacaaattatgcTGATTAGTTTAGCCCAAAAGAACCTTACTCAACAAATGAGGAGTTGCATTGCTGTCTATTTCGCGACTTTCCCAACTGCCTGTGATACATTTAGAGCTGCATAGATATTGTAGAAGTGGAATTCGGTATTTACCGCAAAAGTCCACAAACTTGATATGTTCAACACGGTTGTCAAAAAATACAcctaaaagtaaacaaaaataaaagtaataaacatattattgtGATTCATGATGGTGTTTTTAATACTAAACTAGCcactgcccgcgacgtcgtctgcgtgaacgctatacagcaccaaaaatacctacgattatacctttaaaaataacattcatttacccgttttttctttaaaattcatatctacagaaaaatctcatagatggcgctgctttaaaattgtcttgtctacttatattcatttaattatgttcatcggcttagttacttatattgcgtaatttttatagtgtgaagctagcttatatagcatggttattaacataataacaacaacattcaaatatgcgtcgttagattacacgttgttacagaatgcgttgaggaaataaaaggttcactgctcgttcccggtaggtgatagcatggtgatagcatgataatatgtagcctaaatattgacccgacttcttaataatattcgtgccaaatttgaagtaaatccatgcggcgCTTTATGAGTGAGTgagaaacagacaaaaattctaaatactatatttttggcttcagtaccgactgtagatcacaccccaagtattcttttaaaaaaatattcaatgtacagttttgactttcctaccattttttatatgtatagataataatattatgaaattctcattgtgtatataaaataaaggtcATTAAATGttttggtgatttttttttatgtaagtatgtTTACAGTTCTCGTATAGCTGTGTGATCAATCCTTTAATAGTGACATCATGATCATGGGTTTGAttcttgataaaatatttatttctgctCTGTACTCTTGAGTTTCTCGTTATCGGTCCCACCATATATTTGTCGTCAGTGGGACTTTGAGGTGTAATGTAGAGCATATAAATTCATGGGTCCTAATTGTTATCTTAAACACTTAATAACTGTTACATTTCTTATCCCTATTTCCCGCTCAGGACAAGCGTCGCGTATTAGGTTTCAAGTCTTCTACAAAAGAAGAGGATACCTTCGACCAGCAATTAAGATACAggctgaaattttttttttttgcttttaatttatttacctttGCACTTTGGGTTGACACAACACTGAGCTGCTTTTAAATATCTATTCAATGTTGTAGGAATATCACCTGGTTGAATCGGAATATTGTAAAGTTTGATAGTTCGAGCAGCTAATTCAAGCAAAGAAGCTGGCTGCAAAGTCATATCTCTTACAAATCTCACCACGAGAGGGTTGTCTCGAAGACttaactgaaaaaataaaaacgtaaatatatatataggcaaTAATAGTAACAAAACGTTATGTTGGTGTTGTGTATGGGATGTTGTAACGTATGTTATGTAAGGATAATATAGATAAGTATATTTTGTGCCACTCATCATCAGATTAGATCGTAAAGTTTGGCGAGATGATCATTAGTTAATCGATACAACTCGTTCCACCCTTGTGCTACATTTATAGCACTaagcagacaaaaaaaaaatggtttttgaGCTGGAAAAACAATGATtagaattaacatttttatcgcCAACTTACTCGGACTCATGGCCAAGgaataaattaatgattaaacAGATGTAAGGCAAAAAAATAATGGTTATACTCGTAtacctataatattttaatcctAACTAGATCGATTTGTCGCCCCCCCAATGCACTGCATGTATATATATGGATAAAAAattatcgtgtcacaatgtttgtcacCATACTcgtccgaaatggctggaccgatttttatgataacaattttatgtcaacacaggcaggacgcatgctcgaagatttttgtcttAAAGCATTGCGGAATTTTCGAAGTACACTTGATGAAGACTTGATGAAGCCGCTCAGTTAAACCGAATTTTCCTATCGGCTTctttctcaaagttgttgcggccaaGTTGGATGGTATGACCTGGATAGACATGATCctaaacaacttcgagaagtTGGTataacttggttgttaaacataactttcgttgtgtccaagttcataccgagATCGACTCATCGGGAGAACTCGTTTAGGCCACACAGAATATAGCCTAGCTTCTCCAACGTCTCTGCAAAGAtaacgatatcgtcggcgaaacgaaggtgcgAGATGTATTTGCTGTTGACGTTGATGTTTTGTCTCCCCTCCTCCCAATCCAacgtcttaaagacatcctccagcgcagtggtaaacagtttcgtacggtcatcgtcgccgcgtcatACATACacctcagtacctcgatatatcatCGCCAGTCGAtttgacatctctgcagagtaTCCAGGACAGCTCAAGTCTCGAATTAAAGTCAAAGGTTTCTCGTAAAAATATGCAACAAATGCCATACAAGGCGGCTGATTATACTGTTGATTTTGGGGTTTCAGTTGGAACTACTCGGAACTACATGTTttgtatttggggcagcgtagatTGGAgaattgctgtgtggctacggtaataaagaatatagctacccccctctcttcccgtgggtgtcataagaggcgactaaaggattcactaccaccttggaacttaaaaagccgatcgatggcaggataaccatcctactgctggctttcaaatacacaggccgaagacgggcagcagtgtcttcggtgcgataaagctagccctgcggtcaccaacccgcctgcccagcgttgtgactatgggcaacacacatgagttcacgccatttttggtgcgagctTGTGGAGGTATGTGAGTATtggtatgtccagcagtggactgcgataggctgaaatgatgatgatgaatgatgataagGTCGGAGAAGAGATTTCATCAAGGGGTTTTAGGGGTTACTCCCAGCGTTGAAGTCTCCTATATCAACGTTATAAAATGCCGAAGTAGTCTAATGTTTGACTTTTGATATATCCTTCAGACAAGATTGCGACCTTAACGTCCGATAGCGTGCCGAGGTcagcgcatatacctgtattaCTTGCAGGAAGTACTTGTCAGTAAGTTTAAGTGCAAGATACGCTACCGATCGATACACTGCTGGCTTCCACAACGTTGCTAATGAGTTCTTGTgtaccagaaaaccgacgccaccttgggaaaacCCATCACCTTCACGTAAGTAGAACTATTGCCCAGAGCCCAGTCTCAGCGTGTCCTCGCCCTCTCTTCGGATTTCAAACAACCGCTGTATGCTCTACCTTAATGTGACTCAGTTCTACTCACAGTGCCCGTGGGCGCTCTATGGACGAAGGCCCGCGGACATGGCGGGCCAACCATTGGGACGTCGCGGTAGCATGCGAAAgcgatcccgtggcgccccGCTATGTTCATGAGGGCACCGCTAGGTTTTAGTAGGTAGTCTGGGTTTTTCACCGGGCCAGGAGCCCCACATTCCCACCGGCCTCGTCAGCGGGGTGCGTAAAAGCATTTCCccgcaaaaaaaaatgttgtagtaTTGGGTAGCAGCCTACCGTAACCTAATGATTCCTAGCACCCTCCTcagtagccgggaatagtggggctgccgggaactgaggggcGGAGATTTCTGCCGCGAATTCATAAAGGTTTTGgccacatagtcaccacggtgtgCAGGTagattggtgaccacagggctgactTTATAGCACCGaatactgcccgtcttcggtctgtgtatttaaaaatccAGCTGTAGGATGGTTATTGTGAGTTAACATTTTTCAATAAAggtaaagtttaataaaaattaacaaaaatgtataaattgttGAACAGTTTGAACTGAATTTAAGTTAATAACTATACATAAGTACATATTTAAACTTACCTCTGTTaagcattttaattttatgatttgaGTTGGCAAcgttttcaatttgtttttatgcAGTAGCAGTGATCTTAATTGTTTGAGATTGGCGATGCTAGGTGGTAGTTGCTCTATTTGATTATTACTTAGAACCAAAGCTTGAAGAGATATCAAAGCTCCCACAGAATCAGGTACTTCTGATATTTGGTTGGCACCTATCGATAAAATTTGTAAgctgaaaataaagaaaaacacttttataaatatgttaaactagcttctgcgcgcgacttcgtccgcgtggaacagaggcgcgcgcaaaaCTTAGgtaatcattattttactgcgatgttattttaaaactgcgatatctcctgagttACTCAttaaaatcgaattatgtaaatggtaattttgttttaaattaaatacttgtgatgaataacgtatttatttagataaggattaatatcatgtttataaaaacatcttcgcaaataatgcattattttagaacaaacttggttagcataaaaaacgttatagtgagccaaccttaaaagatagatatatgctgtcgcggactttttttagaacttttaaagaggatcaattctgtcatac
Protein-coding sequences here:
- the LOC123660857 gene encoding 28S ribosomal protein S2, mitochondrial; the protein is MTRKSSRTKIKVLPLRNGITFCRNNSTATQPEQVESAVQESNTSKSPLNHPDYFQVHNLFTVKDLFDARVHFGHKEGSLNEFMTPYIYGSRQGHLIFDLDITAEHLRKALNFTAHIAYRGGIICFFNRNALNAHLVEKTALECGEYAHTRFWRGGIFTNANHQFGAVTRLPDLCIFLNTQNNILNQHTAVRDSAKMLIPTIGIVDSNCNPNLITYPVPGNDDTPVAVELYCKLFKAAITRGKEARMKFLQENN
- the LOC123660856 gene encoding leucine-rich repeat-containing protein 58, translating into MECYTSDSCDSDSREQKTLDLSNRSLDCRTVSSELKSLIDEKDCADSNNYEILLLYSNRIKSLPDAINKFCNLKILDVSNNRLTSLPDVLRNCPLTSLIAKHNELTNESLPKCFYSTKNTLREFNLSGNKLNYFPEQVLQLKSLKYLYLGGNNIVNIPKDIWKLNSLQILSIGANQISEVPDSVGALISLQALVLSNNQIEQLPPSIANLKQLRSLLLHKNKLKTLPTQIIKLKCLTELSLRDNPLVVRFVRDMTLQPASLLELAARTIKLYNIPIQPGDIPTTLNRYLKAAQCCVNPKCKGVFFDNRVEHIKFVDFCGKYRIPLLQYLCSSKCITGSWESREIDSNATPHLLSKVLLG